In a genomic window of Polyodon spathula isolate WHYD16114869_AA chromosome 21, ASM1765450v1, whole genome shotgun sequence:
- the LOC121296019 gene encoding forkhead box protein J1-B-like isoform X1: protein MEMAENWCLSFLEEEAIASATAALTGVDESSSSSSVNLDDSLTSLQWLQEFSIINSDGNQRVRTAQPSHDLNGYMEGSEGPSSPFAADTASMGMPHTPGKPTSSASICRSVQHPGLGPQGEPLDEVDYRTNPHVKPPYSYATLICMAMQASKKSKIMLSDIYKWITDNYCYFKHADPTWQLQNSIRHNLSLNKCFIKVPREKDEPGKGGFWKIDPQYADRLLSGAFKKRRMPPVHINPAFQTRMRQEPILASIAEVMNSQLCVSQESQQLLKEFEEVTSDQNWDLSEMGKISHKRKQPLPKRMMVKAPRRSSSPLLTTEEQKELGSLKGDFDWDAILDSALSSDLGEELEHMPPLSPIPGEVNLTIRGTHIDRPQQWSPLEPGGHTDHILTQTNQGNLDFDEETFLATAFLQNPWEEGRNDFLSNSAVNLDQLFGLSDSFSCNRIEAFL from the exons ATGGAAATGGCTGAGAATTGGTGTCTGAGCTTCCTGGAGGAAGAGGCAATAGCATCAGCGACAGCAGCCCTGACCGGGGTGGacgaaagcagcagcagcagctcagtcAACCTGGACGACAGTCTAACCAGCCTGCAATGGCTCCAGGAGTTTTCCATCATCAACTCTGATGGAAACCAGCGCGTCAGAACAGCCCAGCCCAGTCATGACCTGAATGGGTACATGGAGGGCTCAGAGGGGCCTTCCTCGCCCTTTGCTGCCGACACGGCCTCCATGGGCATGCCTCACACCCCTGGCAAGCCCACCTCCTCAGCCTCGATTTGCCGATCCGTACAACACCCTGGCTTGGGACCCCAGGGGGAGCCCCTGGATGAGGTGGACTACCGGACCAACCCTCACGTCAAGCCCCCCTACTCCTATGCCACTCTCATCTGCATGGCAATGCAGGCCAGCAAGAAGAGCAAGATCATGCTGTCTGACATTTACAAGTGGATCACAGATAACTACTGCTACTTTAAACATGCCGACCCGACCTGGCAG TTGCAGAATTCCATCCGTCACAACCTGTCCCTCAATAAGTGCTTCATCAAAGTCCCGCGGGAGAAGGACGAGCCCGGCAAAGGTGGCTTCTGGAAGATCGACCCCCAGTATGCAGACAGGCTTCTCAGTGGGGCCTTCAAGAAGAGGAGAATGCCACCGGTTCATATCAACCCTGCCTTCCAGACCAGGATGCGTCAGGAGCCCATCTTAGCCAGCATTGCTGAAGTGATGAATAGCCAGCTGTGTGTGAGCCAGGAGTCCCAGCAGCTCTTGAAGGAGTTTGAAGAAGTCACCAGCGACCAGAACTGGGATCTGTCAGAGATGGGGAAAATCAGCCACAAGAGGAAGCAGCCTCTACCCAAGAGGATGATGGTCAAGGCCCCACGCCGCTCCAGCTCACCCCTTCTCACCACAGAGGAGCAGAAGGAACTGGGCTCCCTGAAGGGCGATTTTGACTGGGATGCCATTCTGGACTCTGCGCTCTCCAGCGACCTCGGTGAAGAACTTGAACACATGCCTCCACTGAGTCCCATCCCTGGAGAGGTGAACCTGACCATCCGGGGCACACACATTGACCGGCCTCAGCAGTGGAGTCCCCTAGAGCCCGGTGGCCACACAGACCACATCCTGACACAAACCAACCAGGGCAACCTAGACTTTGATGAGGAGACCTTCCTGGCCACTGCTTTCCTGCAAAACCCCTGGGAGGAAGGCAGGAACGACTTTCTATCCAACTCGGCGGTCAACCTGGACCAGCTGTTTGGCCTGAGCGACTCCTTCTCATGCAATAGGATAGAAGCATTTCTATGA
- the LOC121296019 gene encoding forkhead box protein J1-B-like isoform X2 has translation MEMAENWCLSFLEEEAIASATAALTGVDESSSSSSVNLDDSLTSLQWLQEFSIINSDGNQRVRTAQPSHDLNGYMEGSEGPSSPFAADTASMGMPHTPGKPTSSASICRSVQHPGLGPQGEPLDEVDYRTNPHVKPPYSYATLICMAMQASKKSKIMLSDIYKWITDNYCYFKHADPTWQNSIRHNLSLNKCFIKVPREKDEPGKGGFWKIDPQYADRLLSGAFKKRRMPPVHINPAFQTRMRQEPILASIAEVMNSQLCVSQESQQLLKEFEEVTSDQNWDLSEMGKISHKRKQPLPKRMMVKAPRRSSSPLLTTEEQKELGSLKGDFDWDAILDSALSSDLGEELEHMPPLSPIPGEVNLTIRGTHIDRPQQWSPLEPGGHTDHILTQTNQGNLDFDEETFLATAFLQNPWEEGRNDFLSNSAVNLDQLFGLSDSFSCNRIEAFL, from the exons ATGGAAATGGCTGAGAATTGGTGTCTGAGCTTCCTGGAGGAAGAGGCAATAGCATCAGCGACAGCAGCCCTGACCGGGGTGGacgaaagcagcagcagcagctcagtcAACCTGGACGACAGTCTAACCAGCCTGCAATGGCTCCAGGAGTTTTCCATCATCAACTCTGATGGAAACCAGCGCGTCAGAACAGCCCAGCCCAGTCATGACCTGAATGGGTACATGGAGGGCTCAGAGGGGCCTTCCTCGCCCTTTGCTGCCGACACGGCCTCCATGGGCATGCCTCACACCCCTGGCAAGCCCACCTCCTCAGCCTCGATTTGCCGATCCGTACAACACCCTGGCTTGGGACCCCAGGGGGAGCCCCTGGATGAGGTGGACTACCGGACCAACCCTCACGTCAAGCCCCCCTACTCCTATGCCACTCTCATCTGCATGGCAATGCAGGCCAGCAAGAAGAGCAAGATCATGCTGTCTGACATTTACAAGTGGATCACAGATAACTACTGCTACTTTAAACATGCCGACCCGACCTGGCAG AATTCCATCCGTCACAACCTGTCCCTCAATAAGTGCTTCATCAAAGTCCCGCGGGAGAAGGACGAGCCCGGCAAAGGTGGCTTCTGGAAGATCGACCCCCAGTATGCAGACAGGCTTCTCAGTGGGGCCTTCAAGAAGAGGAGAATGCCACCGGTTCATATCAACCCTGCCTTCCAGACCAGGATGCGTCAGGAGCCCATCTTAGCCAGCATTGCTGAAGTGATGAATAGCCAGCTGTGTGTGAGCCAGGAGTCCCAGCAGCTCTTGAAGGAGTTTGAAGAAGTCACCAGCGACCAGAACTGGGATCTGTCAGAGATGGGGAAAATCAGCCACAAGAGGAAGCAGCCTCTACCCAAGAGGATGATGGTCAAGGCCCCACGCCGCTCCAGCTCACCCCTTCTCACCACAGAGGAGCAGAAGGAACTGGGCTCCCTGAAGGGCGATTTTGACTGGGATGCCATTCTGGACTCTGCGCTCTCCAGCGACCTCGGTGAAGAACTTGAACACATGCCTCCACTGAGTCCCATCCCTGGAGAGGTGAACCTGACCATCCGGGGCACACACATTGACCGGCCTCAGCAGTGGAGTCCCCTAGAGCCCGGTGGCCACACAGACCACATCCTGACACAAACCAACCAGGGCAACCTAGACTTTGATGAGGAGACCTTCCTGGCCACTGCTTTCCTGCAAAACCCCTGGGAGGAAGGCAGGAACGACTTTCTATCCAACTCGGCGGTCAACCTGGACCAGCTGTTTGGCCTGAGCGACTCCTTCTCATGCAATAGGATAGAAGCATTTCTATGA